A region from the Pseudomonadota bacterium genome encodes:
- a CDS encoding tryptophanase → MKTIIEPFRIKTVEPIKLTTREQREQMIKAASYNPFLLRAEDVIIDLLTDSGTSAMSSEAWGAMMRGDESYAGARSWYRFRDTVKDIFGFEQVIPTHQGRAAEHILFGVMVQSDSIIPNNTHFDTTRANIEFFGGKAKDLPCSEADDLQSKYPFKGNMNIAALDKLVADEGPERIPLIMVTVTNNSGGGQPVSMANIREISRIARGASIPFYIDACRFAENSQFIKRREPGYEDTSPIDIAREMFSYADGCTMSAKKDSFANIGGFLCTNDAELAHRERNILILTEGFPTYGGLAGRDLEAIAVGLREVLDEHYLDYRLLSTRYVVEHLRELGVPVVTPAGGHAVYLDARRFLPHIEPLQYPGQSLTVELYLEAGIRSVEIGTVMFGADSHTGEEHPARLDLVRLAIPRRVYTQSHMDYVLEGINLVWERRSDIRGMRIVCAPQVLRHFTAEFDWV, encoded by the coding sequence ATGAAGACTATCATCGAACCGTTCAGGATTAAGACGGTAGAACCAATTAAGCTAACAACTCGTGAGCAACGCGAACAAATGATTAAGGCAGCCAGCTATAATCCGTTTCTGTTGCGCGCGGAAGACGTCATCATCGATCTGTTAACCGACTCGGGCACCAGCGCAATGTCGTCAGAAGCTTGGGGCGCCATGATGCGAGGCGATGAATCATATGCAGGTGCTCGAAGCTGGTATCGCTTCCGCGATACGGTGAAAGACATTTTCGGCTTCGAGCAGGTTATCCCAACCCATCAGGGGCGTGCGGCCGAACACATTTTGTTCGGCGTAATGGTGCAGTCGGATTCCATCATTCCAAACAACACCCATTTCGATACAACCAGGGCGAACATCGAATTCTTTGGCGGCAAAGCGAAAGATCTGCCGTGTTCCGAGGCCGATGACCTCCAATCCAAATACCCGTTCAAGGGCAACATGAATATCGCGGCACTGGATAAACTCGTTGCGGACGAGGGACCGGAGCGGATCCCGTTAATAATGGTCACTGTGACCAACAATTCCGGCGGTGGCCAACCGGTTTCGATGGCCAACATTCGTGAAATCAGCCGGATCGCGCGGGGCGCCAGTATTCCTTTCTATATCGATGCCTGCCGTTTTGCCGAGAATTCGCAGTTCATCAAGCGACGCGAACCTGGATACGAGGATACTTCACCCATCGATATCGCTCGTGAGATGTTCAGCTACGCGGACGGCTGCACGATGTCGGCCAAGAAGGATTCCTTCGCAAACATCGGCGGCTTCCTGTGTACCAACGATGCCGAGTTGGCACACCGGGAACGCAACATTTTGATTCTCACGGAGGGGTTTCCTACTTATGGTGGCCTGGCTGGACGCGATCTCGAAGCGATTGCCGTTGGACTGCGTGAAGTATTGGACGAGCACTATCTTGACTACAGGCTGCTGTCGACGCGTTACGTCGTCGAGCATCTGCGTGAATTGGGAGTCCCGGTCGTCACGCCCGCAGGCGGGCATGCAGTTTATCTCGACGCCCGACGTTTTCTGCCCCACATAGAACCGCTGCAGTATCCGGGGCAGTCATTGACCGTGGAACTGTACCTTGAAGCGGGTATCCGCAGCGTCGAAATTGGCACTGTGATGTTCGGCGCCGATTCGCATACGGGGGAAGAACACCCTGCCCGCCTCGATCTGGTGCGTCTCGCTATTCCCCGCCGGGTTTATACGCAGAGCCATATGGACTATGTGCTCGAAGGCATAAATCTCGTGTGGGAGAGACGTAGCGATATCCGAGGCATGCGCATCGTGTGCGCGCCACAGGTTCTGAGACATTTCACAGCCGAATTCGACTGGGTCTGA